The following are from one region of the Rhizobium sullae genome:
- a CDS encoding sulfite exporter TauE/SafE family protein: MLPELSFFCAAVPAVLLVGLAKGGMGDALALIGVPILALVVSPVEAAAILLPILIFMDMISLVVWRKHGDRTTLNIMLPGALFGIAVGWATSALVPGNVLRVVIGAVTVLFCARYFWNNFGPGAGKVVLPRGQRPLLASAWGTLSGYGSFVAHAGGAPFQIYALPLKLPPREFTGTSVRFFAILNAVKLIPYFALGQLDAKNLVTSATLLPFAPLATIAGAWCVKRMKPEIFYPFMYAMALIAALLIIHQGLGF; encoded by the coding sequence ATGCTGCCGGAACTGTCATTCTTTTGTGCCGCCGTGCCCGCCGTATTGCTTGTCGGCCTCGCCAAAGGCGGCATGGGCGATGCACTAGCCTTGATCGGCGTCCCCATTCTGGCGCTGGTTGTCTCGCCTGTCGAAGCTGCCGCCATCCTGCTGCCGATCCTGATCTTCATGGACATGATCTCGCTTGTCGTCTGGCGCAAGCATGGCGACCGGACGACGCTGAACATCATGCTGCCGGGTGCCCTCTTCGGCATCGCGGTGGGCTGGGCGACATCCGCACTGGTGCCCGGCAACGTCCTGCGCGTGGTCATCGGTGCAGTCACCGTACTCTTCTGCGCCCGCTATTTCTGGAACAACTTCGGCCCCGGCGCAGGAAAGGTCGTCCTGCCACGCGGCCAGCGCCCCCTGCTTGCGAGCGCCTGGGGCACGCTTTCCGGCTATGGCAGTTTCGTCGCCCATGCCGGCGGCGCGCCGTTTCAGATCTATGCCCTGCCCCTGAAACTGCCGCCGCGCGAATTCACCGGCACCAGCGTGCGTTTCTTTGCCATCCTGAACGCGGTGAAACTCATTCCCTATTTCGCACTCGGCCAACTCGACGCGAAGAACCTCGTGACATCGGCGACGCTGCTGCCTTTCGCGCCGCTCGCGACCATTGCTGGCGCCTGGTGCGTCAAGCGCATGAAGCCGGAGATATTCTATCCGTTCATGTATGCGATGGCACTGATCGCAGCACTTCTGATCATACACCAGGGGCTCGGATTCTAA
- a CDS encoding ArsR/SmtB family transcription factor, whose protein sequence is MSTTDPFAAISDPNRRFLLEQLRRAPRTVNELAESLPISRPAVSQHLKALLDSNLVSVTSEGTKRIYAVNNRGFDKLNLWLDQFWT, encoded by the coding sequence ATGTCGACCACCGACCCTTTCGCCGCGATATCAGACCCGAACCGGCGGTTCCTGCTGGAGCAGTTGAGGCGCGCGCCGAGAACGGTCAACGAACTCGCCGAGAGCCTCCCAATCAGCCGGCCGGCGGTCTCGCAGCACTTGAAAGCCCTGCTCGACAGCAACCTTGTGTCGGTGACCTCCGAAGGCACGAAACGTATTTATGCGGTCAACAACCGCGGATTCGACAAGCTCAATCTGTGGCTTGATCAATTCTGGACGTGA
- a CDS encoding YdcH family protein — protein MTVQAHLESLEKKHVALEEELHSLMVSPSRKDTEIADCKRRKLRIKDEIQRLKSSVH, from the coding sequence ATGACTGTTCAAGCTCATCTTGAGTCACTCGAAAAAAAGCATGTAGCTCTTGAGGAGGAGTTACATTCGCTGATGGTATCCCCCTCCAGAAAAGACACCGAGATTGCGGATTGCAAGCGCAGAAAGTTGCGCATCAAAGACGAAATCCAACGTCTGAAATCATCCGTTCACTAA
- a CDS encoding YdcH family protein, whose amino-acid sequence MADQEQAEIRLMAARLRQEHEDYDAAINAMIAMGCDALRIQRMKKKKLAIKDKLTKLEDQIIPDIIA is encoded by the coding sequence ATGGCCGATCAGGAACAGGCGGAAATCAGGCTCATGGCAGCGCGTTTGCGTCAGGAGCACGAGGACTACGACGCCGCGATAAACGCCATGATTGCCATGGGATGCGACGCGTTGCGCATCCAGCGCATGAAAAAGAAGAAGCTCGCCATCAAGGACAAGCTGACCAAGTTGGAAGACCAGATCATTCCGGATATCATCGCCTGA
- the purE gene encoding 5-(carboxyamino)imidazole ribonucleotide mutase → MTDRPPVAIIMGSQSDWETMKNAADTLEALEIPYEARIISAHRTPDRMVSFAKNARDEGFKVIIAGAGGAAHLPGMTAALTPLPVFGVPVQSKAMSGQDSLLSIVQMPGGIPVGTLAIGKAGAINAALLAAAVLALSDEDIAERLDEYRERQSASIAEYPMDNL, encoded by the coding sequence CTGACAGACAGACCTCCCGTCGCCATCATCATGGGCAGCCAGTCCGACTGGGAGACCATGAAAAACGCCGCCGACACGCTGGAGGCGCTGGAAATCCCGTATGAAGCGCGCATTATTTCAGCGCATCGGACGCCGGACCGCATGGTGAGCTTCGCCAAGAACGCGCGTGACGAGGGCTTCAAGGTGATCATTGCCGGTGCCGGTGGTGCCGCCCATCTTCCCGGCATGACGGCCGCACTGACGCCGCTTCCGGTTTTCGGCGTTCCCGTCCAGTCGAAGGCGATGTCCGGCCAGGACAGCCTTCTTTCCATCGTCCAGATGCCGGGCGGCATTCCGGTCGGCACGCTGGCGATCGGCAAGGCTGGCGCGATCAACGCGGCGCTGCTGGCGGCCGCCGTTCTTGCGCTTTCGGACGAGGATATCGCCGAGCGGCTCGATGAATACCGCGAGCGCCAGAGTGCCTCGATTGCCGAATATCCTATGGACAACCTATGA
- a CDS encoding 5-(carboxyamino)imidazole ribonucleotide synthase — MTTKTIGIIGGGQLGRMLAMAAARLNFRTIILEPQADCPAAQAANNQIVAAYDDPAALAELVKACDVVTYEFENVPVSAAEAIAKDVPVYPPPRALEVAQDRLLEKRFINGCGIPTARSHAVDSQSELEAALRDFGGQGVLKTRRLGYDGKGQKVFRSAADSAEGVFAALGGVPLILESFVAFEREISIIAARAADGTVVAFDPAENVHRNGILHSSTVPASISDATAAAARQAAEAILSSLGYVGVIGIEFFVLPDGGLIANEMAPRVHNSGHWTEAACVVSQFEQHIRAVGGLPLGNADRHSNCVMQNLVGDDILGLPDWLKRRDTLVHLYGKTESRPGRKMGHVTVLTGKA, encoded by the coding sequence ATGACGACAAAGACGATCGGCATCATCGGCGGCGGCCAACTCGGCCGCATGCTTGCGATGGCCGCAGCACGGCTGAACTTCCGCACGATCATCCTGGAACCCCAGGCCGATTGTCCCGCCGCGCAGGCCGCCAACAACCAGATCGTTGCGGCCTACGACGATCCCGCAGCGCTGGCAGAACTGGTGAAGGCCTGCGACGTCGTCACCTATGAATTCGAGAACGTGCCCGTATCGGCAGCTGAAGCAATTGCGAAAGACGTCCCCGTCTACCCGCCGCCAAGGGCGCTGGAAGTGGCGCAGGACCGCCTCCTCGAAAAGCGCTTCATCAATGGATGCGGCATTCCGACCGCGCGCTCCCATGCCGTCGACAGCCAAAGCGAGCTTGAAGCAGCGCTGAGAGACTTCGGCGGCCAGGGTGTGCTCAAGACGCGGCGTCTCGGCTATGACGGCAAGGGACAGAAGGTTTTCCGCTCCGCAGCCGACAGCGCCGAAGGCGTCTTTGCCGCCCTTGGCGGCGTGCCGCTGATTCTGGAGAGCTTCGTCGCCTTCGAGCGCGAGATTTCGATCATCGCCGCCCGCGCGGCGGACGGCACCGTCGTCGCCTTCGATCCGGCGGAAAACGTGCATCGCAATGGCATTCTGCACTCCTCGACGGTGCCCGCCTCGATCTCGGATGCGACCGCGGCGGCGGCACGTCAGGCGGCGGAAGCGATTCTCTCCTCGCTCGGTTATGTCGGCGTCATCGGAATCGAGTTCTTCGTTCTCCCAGACGGCGGCTTGATCGCTAACGAGATGGCGCCGCGCGTCCACAATTCCGGCCACTGGACCGAGGCAGCCTGCGTCGTTTCGCAGTTCGAGCAGCACATCCGCGCCGTCGGCGGCCTGCCGCTCGGCAATGCGGACCGCCACTCCAATTGTGTGATGCAGAACCTCGTCGGTGACGATATTTTAGGCCTGCCTGATTGGCTGAAACGGCGAGATACCCTCGTCCACCTCTATGGCAAGACCGAATCCCGCCCCGGCCGAAAGATGGGGCATGTGACAGTGCTCACGGGAAAAGCCTAG
- the ykgO gene encoding type B 50S ribosomal protein L36, translating to MKIKNSLKSLKARHRDNRLVRRKGRMYIINKLNPRFKARQG from the coding sequence ATGAAGATCAAGAATTCGCTCAAGTCGCTCAAGGCTCGCCATCGTGACAACCGTCTGGTTCGCCGCAAGGGCCGCATGTACATCATCAACAAGCTGAACCCGCGCTTCAAGGCTCGTCAGGGCTGA
- a CDS encoding alpha/beta hydrolase yields the protein MLAEISTLLAPIAAAVGYSSYKARQFEQAFPNAGELTDIGGYKLNAVHIPRPATADLPPLVFIHGASGNLLDQTGAFMLPLEGRAEMLFVDRPGHGYSERGGPENAFPSGQADAIAKLMEKRGIEKAIIVGHSFGGAIAAAFGVHHPEKTAGLLFLAPATHPWPGGIDWYHHIATAPVIGWLFNRVVVVPLGLWRLEQVTLNVFRPNPRPADYIAKTGPSLVLRPKTFHANATDFIRLLEYLKAQSPFYTRITAPTVIITGDSDGIVLEHLHSQALARDIAGSELVRIRGVGHKPDYLATDVAIAALEKIAGMPRDLQAAARKAEERLSGGSAIAA from the coding sequence ATGCTTGCCGAAATTTCCACCCTTCTCGCCCCCATCGCTGCCGCCGTCGGCTACTCGTCTTACAAAGCCCGCCAGTTCGAACAAGCATTTCCCAATGCCGGCGAACTGACAGATATCGGCGGCTACAAGTTGAATGCCGTCCACATCCCCCGCCCCGCCACCGCCGATCTTCCTCCGCTGGTCTTTATCCATGGTGCGAGCGGCAATCTGCTCGACCAGACCGGGGCCTTCATGCTTCCGCTCGAGGGCCGCGCGGAAATGCTCTTCGTCGATCGTCCCGGACATGGCTATTCGGAACGCGGCGGGCCGGAAAACGCCTTTCCCTCCGGCCAGGCGGATGCGATCGCGAAACTCATGGAGAAGCGCGGGATTGAAAAGGCAATTATCGTCGGCCACTCCTTCGGCGGCGCGATCGCCGCGGCCTTTGGCGTGCATCACCCAGAAAAGACAGCCGGCCTCCTCTTCCTTGCCCCGGCAACGCATCCTTGGCCGGGAGGTATCGACTGGTACCACCATATCGCAACCGCGCCGGTGATCGGCTGGCTCTTCAATCGCGTCGTCGTCGTGCCATTGGGCCTGTGGCGGCTGGAACAGGTCACGCTTAATGTCTTCCGGCCCAACCCGCGCCCGGCCGATTACATCGCGAAGACTGGGCCATCGCTGGTGTTGCGACCGAAGACCTTTCATGCCAACGCCACCGATTTCATCAGGTTGCTCGAATATCTGAAGGCGCAATCGCCCTTCTATACGCGCATCACGGCGCCGACCGTCATCATTACCGGCGACAGCGACGGCATCGTCTTAGAGCATCTCCATTCTCAAGCCCTCGCCCGCGACATTGCCGGCTCGGAACTGGTGAGGATCAGGGGAGTCGGCCATAAGCCTGACTATCTCGCGACTGATGTCGCCATTGCCGCGCTTGAAAAGATCGCTGGAATGCCGCGCGATCTGCAAGCCGCGGCGCGCAAGGCCGAAGAACGGCTATCAGGCGGCAGCGCAATTGCTGCCTGA
- the ggt gene encoding gamma-glutamyltransferase: MERLRIKAISLFTVFAFVASPLALAFAASPAPVEAEHGMVVTAQHLATDVGVEILKGGGNAVDAAVAVGYALAVVYPTAGNIGGGGFMTIRLKDGKTTFLDFRERAPLAATKTMYLDAKGNMVPRASLDGYLAVGVPGSVMGFETARERYGTKSRAELLAPAIRFAKEGFTLEQGDAATLASSAKRLAKDEAAATIFLKPDGKPYSAGEKLVQPELAAVLSGISEKGTDAFYKAAPAEAIVKASQAKGGVLAKEDFEQYAVRELKPVECNYRGYDIVSSPPPSSGGVIICEILNVLEGYPLSYMGYGSAETVRAMVEAMRYAYVDRNAALGDPDFVDNPVSKLLDKAYAKEIREKTDPYKAGKSADLKPLGAKESVETTHYSIIDDEGNAVAVTYTLNGSFGAGVVAPGTGILLNNEMDDFTSKPGVPNLYGLVQGEANAIAPKKTPLSSMSPTIISRDGKPFMVIGSPGGSRIITITLEAILNVIDFGMDISQAVNAPRIHHQWQPDKIYLEPYTLSPDTVKTLAAMGYSFDDGSGPPQWGQAAGILVGGKSLSDIEKGGGPRYYGAMDSRAIEGSANGY, encoded by the coding sequence ATGGAACGCCTGCGCATTAAAGCCATTTCGCTGTTCACTGTTTTTGCTTTCGTTGCCTCGCCGCTCGCGCTTGCTTTTGCGGCTTCACCTGCGCCGGTGGAAGCCGAACACGGCATGGTCGTCACCGCCCAGCATCTGGCGACCGATGTCGGCGTCGAAATCCTGAAAGGCGGCGGCAATGCCGTGGATGCGGCAGTGGCGGTCGGCTACGCGCTGGCGGTCGTCTATCCGACGGCGGGCAATATCGGCGGCGGCGGCTTCATGACGATCCGGCTCAAGGACGGCAAGACGACCTTCCTCGATTTCCGCGAGCGGGCTCCGCTTGCGGCCACGAAGACCATGTATCTCGACGCCAAGGGCAATATGGTTCCGCGCGCCAGCCTGGACGGCTATCTCGCCGTCGGCGTGCCGGGCTCGGTCATGGGTTTCGAGACCGCCCGCGAAAGATACGGCACCAAATCCCGTGCCGAGTTGCTGGCGCCTGCGATCCGCTTTGCCAAGGAAGGCTTTACGCTGGAACAAGGCGACGCCGCAACCCTCGCCTCCAGCGCCAAGCGGCTCGCCAAAGACGAGGCCGCCGCAACGATATTCCTGAAGCCGGACGGCAAGCCTTACTCCGCCGGGGAAAAGCTTGTGCAGCCCGAACTCGCCGCCGTGCTGTCCGGCATTTCCGAGAAGGGCACGGACGCCTTCTACAAGGCGGCACCTGCCGAGGCGATCGTCAAGGCAAGCCAGGCGAAAGGTGGCGTGCTCGCCAAGGAAGATTTCGAGCAATATGCCGTGCGCGAACTGAAGCCGGTCGAGTGCAACTACCGCGGCTATGACATCGTCTCCTCGCCGCCGCCCTCTTCCGGCGGCGTCATCATCTGCGAGATCCTGAACGTGCTCGAGGGCTACCCGCTTTCCTACATGGGATACGGCTCGGCCGAGACAGTCCGTGCCATGGTCGAGGCGATGCGCTACGCCTATGTCGATCGCAACGCCGCGCTTGGCGATCCGGACTTCGTCGACAATCCGGTTTCGAAGCTTCTGGACAAAGCCTATGCCAAGGAAATCCGTGAGAAGACCGATCCCTATAAGGCCGGCAAATCCGCCGACCTGAAGCCGCTCGGCGCCAAGGAAAGCGTTGAAACGACCCATTATTCGATCATCGACGACGAGGGCAACGCGGTCGCCGTGACCTATACCCTGAACGGTTCCTTCGGCGCCGGAGTGGTCGCCCCCGGCACCGGCATCCTGCTCAACAACGAGATGGACGACTTCACCTCAAAGCCCGGCGTGCCGAACCTCTACGGGCTTGTCCAGGGCGAGGCCAACGCCATCGCGCCGAAGAAGACGCCGCTCTCTTCCATGAGCCCGACGATCATCTCCAGGGACGGCAAGCCCTTCATGGTGATCGGCAGCCCCGGCGGCTCACGCATCATTACTATCACGCTGGAAGCGATCCTGAACGTCATCGACTTCGGCATGGACATCAGCCAGGCCGTCAACGCACCGCGCATTCATCATCAATGGCAGCCGGACAAGATCTACCTCGAACCCTATACCCTGTCTCCGGATACGGTAAAGACGCTCGCCGCAATGGGCTACAGCTTCGACGATGGCAGCGGCCCGCCCCAATGGGGCCAAGCGGCCGGCATCCTTGTCGGCGGCAAGAGCCTTTCCGATATCGAGAAGGGTGGCGGCCCACGCTACTACGGTGCGATGGACAGCCGCGCCATCGAGGGTTCGGCAAACGGCTATTGA
- a CDS encoding helix-turn-helix domain-containing protein encodes MIFIPLPFVVALLLFIVLIRLLRQEDWHAPEKRPFLLLIGIYALQSVLIGIRWGYNVLAIMPAQAILAAVIAALAWVSFRSLTLEGPPSFARLWPHALPAILVATLLLFWHEPMGLALILIFLGYGAALLWLARHGPDGLIASRLDGALLSYRSLLTTATALIAAAFADIFISLDFDRTGGTHGGAIVALGNVITLLILGGAASIASGGQPAEEQSPETPPAPPTMPTEKDGAVAASLNALMQSREIYRDPELNLNRIARKMSLPARRVSIAVNRIHGVSVSQYVNEFRIRSACDQLIKTDEPVTRVMFDSGFISKSNFNREFLRVTGTSPTEFRRRSGMADTVDAKAPAFVSP; translated from the coding sequence ATGATCTTTATTCCGCTTCCCTTCGTCGTTGCCCTGCTGCTCTTCATTGTGCTGATCCGTCTGCTGCGGCAGGAGGACTGGCATGCGCCGGAGAAGCGGCCATTCCTGCTTCTCATCGGCATCTATGCGCTGCAGTCCGTGCTGATCGGAATTCGCTGGGGCTACAACGTCCTCGCGATCATGCCGGCGCAGGCCATTCTGGCCGCTGTGATCGCCGCACTTGCCTGGGTCAGTTTCCGGAGCCTTACGCTGGAAGGGCCTCCCTCATTCGCCCGGCTGTGGCCGCACGCCCTTCCAGCGATTCTCGTCGCCACGCTACTGCTCTTCTGGCACGAGCCGATGGGCCTTGCCTTGATCCTCATCTTCCTTGGCTACGGAGCCGCCCTGCTCTGGCTCGCGCGCCATGGCCCGGACGGACTTATCGCCTCGCGGCTGGACGGCGCGCTGCTTTCCTATCGTTCGCTTCTGACCACCGCAACGGCGCTCATTGCCGCGGCGTTCGCCGATATCTTCATCAGTCTGGATTTTGACCGTACTGGCGGCACGCATGGCGGTGCCATCGTGGCACTCGGAAACGTCATCACGCTCCTCATTCTCGGAGGCGCCGCGTCCATCGCCAGCGGCGGCCAACCGGCTGAAGAGCAGAGCCCGGAAACGCCCCCCGCCCCGCCAACGATGCCGACGGAAAAGGACGGCGCGGTTGCCGCCTCCCTCAACGCATTGATGCAATCCCGCGAGATCTATCGCGATCCCGAGCTCAATCTCAACCGTATCGCCCGAAAGATGAGCCTGCCTGCCCGCCGCGTATCGATTGCCGTCAACCGCATCCATGGCGTCAGCGTTTCGCAATATGTCAATGAATTCCGCATCCGCTCGGCATGCGATCAACTGATCAAGACGGATGAACCGGTGACGCGCGTGATGTTCGATTCCGGCTTCATCAGCAAATCGAACTTCAATCGCGAGTTCCTGCGCGTGACCGGCACCAGTCCCACAGAATTCCGGCGGCGCAGCGGCATGGCTGACACCGTTGATGCGAAAGCGCCGGCTTTTGTGTCACCGTGA
- a CDS encoding threonine ammonia-lyase, whose protein sequence is MASIEMIVAARARLRGHARRTPLLSSPFLNEIAGRHVFVKAECLQHSGSFKFRGGWSAVSGLDPAVRAKGVIAFSSGNHAQGVALAAKLHGIPSVIIMPSDAPALKIDNTRAFGAEVVLYDRENGDRDAIGARFSAERGLTLIKPFDEPLVIAGQGTTGLEIAEQADEEGVKSAEVLVPCGGGGLTSGIALALEASAPGFTVRPCEPENFDDTTRSLASGKIERNAVMTGTICDAIMTPEPGKITFPILQRLAGAGIVVTDEEALRSMALAFKRLKIVVEPGGAVALAAALFHGDALESDNIIAVTSGGNVDTHVFAAALARFG, encoded by the coding sequence ATGGCCAGCATTGAAATGATCGTCGCCGCCCGCGCCCGCCTCCGGGGCCATGCACGGCGAACGCCGCTTCTTTCCTCTCCGTTCCTTAACGAGATTGCCGGAAGGCATGTGTTCGTAAAGGCGGAATGCCTGCAGCATTCGGGGTCGTTCAAGTTCCGCGGCGGCTGGTCAGCCGTTTCCGGCCTCGATCCTGCAGTGCGTGCGAAAGGCGTCATCGCCTTTTCCTCCGGCAACCATGCCCAGGGCGTCGCCCTTGCCGCAAAGCTTCACGGCATTCCCTCCGTCATCATCATGCCGTCGGACGCGCCCGCACTGAAGATCGACAATACCCGCGCCTTTGGCGCCGAAGTAGTGCTGTACGATCGCGAAAATGGGGATCGCGACGCGATCGGCGCCCGGTTCTCGGCGGAACGCGGCCTGACGCTGATCAAGCCTTTCGACGAACCGTTGGTGATTGCCGGACAGGGCACGACCGGGCTTGAAATTGCCGAGCAGGCAGATGAGGAAGGCGTGAAGTCGGCGGAAGTCCTCGTTCCCTGCGGCGGTGGCGGACTGACGTCCGGCATCGCGCTGGCGCTTGAGGCAAGCGCGCCGGGCTTCACCGTGCGGCCCTGCGAGCCGGAGAACTTCGACGACACCACGCGTTCGCTGGCCTCCGGCAAGATCGAACGCAACGCAGTGATGACGGGCACGATCTGCGATGCGATCATGACACCGGAACCCGGCAAGATCACCTTCCCGATCCTGCAGAGGCTCGCCGGCGCCGGCATCGTCGTCACCGACGAGGAGGCGCTGAGGTCTATGGCGCTCGCTTTCAAGCGGCTGAAGATTGTCGTTGAGCCCGGCGGGGCGGTCGCGCTCGCTGCCGCGCTCTTCCATGGCGACGCGCTTGAAAGCGACAATATCATCGCAGTGACATCGGGCGGCAATGTCGATACGCACGTCTTTGCCGCAGCGTTAGCACGTTTCGGCTGA
- a CDS encoding alpha/beta hydrolase family protein, with amino-acid sequence MKHTLFLLVATATVVMLPLTQIKATDIVGVSNLSVPVPARHETMQITLWYPPTAGGTEMLIGDNALFQGVTARLNAPAAAGSWPLILLSHGGLKSGPNIGAWMASRLAASGFAVAMLRQPDPHTQAPQELLDEIWLRPADLSATLTALEADMSLSGRIDTKRVGVLGFLVGGTSALALAGARFDSENFMRSCDPGGTGVDCADFARTGVDLRAVDASRLARSHLDSRIRAIFLVDPELSANFTPESLADISVPVDIVNLGNADTIWPGLNAAGLAGRIATANYDTVPDATRYDAFSECKNDAPDILRKEGEEPLCDETGDRSRKEIHEQLAAMAAAAFRRMLPR; translated from the coding sequence ATGAAACATACGCTTTTTCTTCTCGTTGCGACGGCTACTGTCGTAATGCTGCCTCTGACACAGATCAAGGCTACCGACATAGTCGGCGTCAGCAACCTTTCCGTCCCTGTTCCCGCACGGCACGAAACGATGCAAATCACGCTCTGGTATCCTCCGACTGCGGGCGGAACGGAGATGCTGATAGGCGATAACGCCCTCTTCCAAGGCGTCACCGCGCGGCTTAACGCTCCCGCCGCTGCGGGCTCCTGGCCTCTCATCCTCCTTTCTCACGGCGGGTTGAAGTCAGGTCCGAATATCGGCGCATGGATGGCGTCGCGACTGGCCGCAAGCGGCTTTGCCGTAGCAATGCTCAGGCAACCGGACCCTCACACCCAGGCGCCGCAAGAACTCCTGGACGAGATCTGGCTAAGGCCAGCAGACCTTTCAGCGACACTCACCGCCCTCGAAGCTGATATGTCCCTGTCGGGCCGGATCGATACAAAGAGGGTCGGCGTGCTCGGCTTCCTGGTCGGAGGCACGTCCGCTCTCGCGCTCGCCGGCGCACGTTTCGACTCAGAGAATTTCATGCGTTCCTGCGATCCTGGCGGAACAGGAGTGGATTGCGCCGATTTCGCGCGAACAGGTGTCGATCTCCGCGCTGTCGATGCTAGCCGCCTCGCCCGCTCCCATCTCGACAGCCGCATCAGGGCGATCTTCCTTGTCGATCCCGAACTAAGCGCGAACTTCACTCCGGAAAGTCTGGCCGATATCTCCGTTCCAGTCGACATCGTTAATCTCGGAAATGCCGACACCATCTGGCCCGGGCTCAACGCCGCCGGCCTTGCGGGAAGAATCGCCACTGCAAATTACGACACCGTGCCCGACGCCACGCGATACGACGCCTTCAGCGAATGCAAAAACGACGCGCCGGACATCCTTCGGAAAGAGGGAGAAGAACCACTCTGCGACGAAACAGGGGATCGCAGCCGGAAAGAAATTCACGAACAGTTGGCAGCGATGGCCGCTGCCGCATTCCGGCGGATGCTGCCACGGTGA
- a CDS encoding LysR substrate-binding domain-containing protein, translated as MRRTNFDLDVLRTFATGMELGNFAKAADRLGRSTSAVSAQLKKLEEQAGTPIFRKAGRGLALTEAGETMLAYARRLLELNDEAAAAVHSVELEGWVRLGLQEDFGENLLPDVLGRFARAHPKVRIEARVVRNAELLERVTTGKLDLALAWSDRTLTAHCEKIGEVPMRWIGPAVGVPGWNAESGEPLPLASLEAPCVLRTAATNALDRANIAWRLAFVSPSLGGLWAATAAGLGVTIRTPIGLPAKVRPLKPAALGLPELPSLGLVLHRAEADPDPATARLASIVLQAVREAILDFVPQRIPESA; from the coding sequence ATGCGCAGGACGAACTTCGACCTCGATGTACTGCGAACCTTCGCGACCGGAATGGAACTCGGCAACTTCGCCAAGGCGGCGGATCGGCTGGGGCGCTCCACGTCGGCCGTCAGCGCGCAGTTGAAGAAACTGGAGGAGCAAGCCGGTACGCCGATTTTTCGCAAGGCGGGCCGTGGTCTGGCGCTGACGGAGGCGGGCGAGACGATGCTCGCCTACGCCCGGCGGCTGCTCGAACTCAACGATGAAGCGGCAGCGGCCGTCCACAGCGTCGAGCTGGAAGGCTGGGTGCGGCTTGGCCTACAGGAGGATTTCGGCGAAAACCTGCTGCCTGATGTTCTCGGCCGTTTTGCCCGCGCCCATCCGAAGGTGCGGATCGAGGCGCGAGTCGTTCGCAACGCGGAACTGCTCGAACGGGTCACGACAGGAAAACTCGATCTGGCGCTAGCCTGGAGCGATCGAACCCTGACCGCACATTGCGAAAAGATCGGCGAGGTGCCGATGCGCTGGATCGGTCCTGCCGTAGGCGTGCCCGGCTGGAACGCCGAAAGCGGCGAGCCGCTGCCGCTCGCCTCGCTGGAGGCGCCATGCGTGCTGCGGACAGCCGCGACCAATGCGCTCGACCGCGCAAACATTGCCTGGCGGCTGGCCTTCGTTAGCCCCAGTCTCGGCGGGTTGTGGGCTGCGACTGCGGCCGGGTTGGGCGTGACTATACGCACACCGATCGGGTTGCCGGCAAAGGTGAGGCCGCTGAAGCCCGCGGCACTGGGATTGCCGGAGCTACCGTCGCTAGGCCTCGTGCTTCATCGCGCGGAAGCCGACCCCGATCCGGCGACGGCACGGCTTGCTTCCATCGTGCTGCAGGCGGTGCGCGAGGCGATCTTAGATTTTGTGCCTCAGCGAATACCGGAGAGTGCGTAG
- a CDS encoding tautomerase family protein, with product MPFVRISLLKGKSRDYLHALSDGIHRALVETFNVPPNDRFQVIHQHEPGELIFDRHYLSGPRSDDFTLIAITAGKPRSTETRKAFFKRAVELLGESPGLRAEDVMIVVTTTSEDEWSFGGGKAQMTEPGWERRAFESMETSR from the coding sequence ATGCCCTTCGTTCGAATCTCCCTCCTGAAAGGCAAGTCGCGAGACTATCTCCATGCGCTTTCAGACGGTATTCACCGCGCCCTGGTCGAGACGTTTAACGTCCCTCCGAACGATCGTTTTCAAGTCATTCATCAGCACGAGCCCGGCGAATTGATTTTCGACCGGCATTATCTAAGCGGCCCTCGCTCGGATGATTTCACGCTCATCGCAATCACCGCAGGAAAGCCACGTTCAACGGAAACCCGTAAGGCGTTCTTCAAGCGAGCAGTCGAACTCCTTGGCGAGTCGCCGGGCCTGAGGGCAGAGGATGTGATGATCGTCGTGACGACTACGTCGGAGGACGAATGGTCGTTCGGCGGCGGCAAGGCGCAGATGACCGAACCCGGTTGGGAACGTCGCGCCTTCGAGTCCATGGAGACGTCCCGATGA